The genome window tgtgggtgggtatgtatgtatgtgtgtgtgtgtgtgtgtttgtgtgtggtaTATGATTCGGAGTattgcaattaaaagcaaatgcaaatatgctttcaatgctgttgttgtgaccgctgctgctgctgttgttgttgctgttgttcttgtagtGATTGACCCTTGCTGTTGtctatttgtaattgtttacACAACTGATGCTAacgtatttttgtatataatttgcattaaaactgcacctaattcttttttttttgctggtttttgttgtttataacATCTGTTTTGCTCTGCTGGCTTTgctttgttgtattttgttgcaCTTCCTTGCCGCGGATTCGCTTTCACAtttacattcacattcacgTTTCAGTGTCGGTCGGAGTCGCCTTTGCCTGTTTTTCTACTATCGTGTTTCTTTAAGTAAGTGCAAGTTCTGCGCTAGTTGCATGCAATGTTATTGCGTGTATCGCCGAATCTTATTCGCTGTGCCAGCACCGCAAGCGTTTTATGCCTTTTAAATACGTATTTAGTTGTTTTATAATTGAGAagtgtcaaaaaaaatatgctgcGTACGAAAAATTTATTGGTCAACACACGAAACAACAGCCAAAAAGGAGGGCAGAAAAAGAAATCGCAGTGTTGCATATGACAAACAGGGCTGCACAACACATGCCAGCGACTGAGCGAGCCAGCGAGCGTGCAATATCGATTGCACACCCAATGAAAACAATATGTTGCAGGTATCAATAGTTATCGACAGCTCTCGGGAACAGAAGTTAGAAAATGTAGTtctaaaaaacatatatatatatataaatcgagaaaattctagctaaaaaaatttaaaaaaggtaCAACAAATTCAGAAtccctttttttaattacaaagaaaatcaaaccagatcggaaGTTTTTACTAGAGTGGCAACACTCGGTTTAAGGACGCACTGGCATCGCTATTGTTTACTTACAACAAGCAAAACACAAGGCGGCTTCACATTTACCGCCAAAAAGAAAGAAGCTGTTAACAATAACATATAACTTATTTGTTAATACAGTGATATAGTATTCATTTCACAATATGGTGGATGCCagtaaattgcaacaaaagcGCAAGCCGAGCGCTGACACATTTCTGCCACTTAGCCGGGTGCGCACCATCATGAAGAGCTCCATGGACACCGGCCTAATTACCAATGAAGTACTCTTCCTAATGACCAAATGCACTGAACTATTCGTTCAGCATTTGGCCCGGGAAGCGTACTCCGAATCGTGCTCGAAACAAAGTGGCGAGACGCTCAAGTACGACCATCTATCACAGCTGGTCAACAAAAGCAAGAATCTCGAGTTTCTGTTGCAAATTGTGCCGGAGAAGATACGTGTACACGAGTTCCAAGAGATGTTGCGCCTGAATCGCACCAGCAAcagcgatgacgatgatgaaaGTGCATCAGAATCCGATTCGGAAGCGGATTGAAGCCTTTTTACATACCAAATACTTATCTTGGCAGCataatatttgttgaattaattagcaatttaatttgcctctctattgaaaatgtaaaaaaattttaactgtaCCTCAATTATATGTTTAGGTCATAAGTCAtgaaattgaatgcaaatgcaactacatacatatgtacacatatatatatatagaactaagaaattgtaatgaaattcGCCCATCAGTTGAAATCGTAAAATAATGCGTAAGTTCTCAattacatatgtgtgtatgttaggCTTAagtcataaaattatataaaaatctgcTCCCAATAAAAAAGCAACCTGCACATTTCTTTatccaaatacaaaatataacaaataaaccaTATCTATGTGACCGTCAACTGGTTCAAGGACAACATCTGTTTAACATTGCGGCTCAAGAGGTGATAAGGTGATAAACGAACAATCCCCGCAATATCAAGTTCCCAAAGCAATTGAGtttatcaattattataaaacacatACAGTTACATGCGCACATACATTAAGTATGTACaacttttaagtatatttaattgcaCTTTGATATAATAtaacgaaagaaaaaaaaacagtggaGACATAATTATGATATTAGAATTTTAGATCTTGAGGTTAACGCCCGGATAACCCTTGGCATTGAGACCGGTCACCTTGTAGGTGGTGCCAGCTGGAGCAGGCTGATCGAACTTGGCCG of Drosophila innubila isolate TH190305 chromosome X, UK_Dinn_1.0, whole genome shotgun sequence contains these proteins:
- the LOC117794157 gene encoding chromatin accessibility complex 16kD protein, which gives rise to MVDASKLQQKRKPSADTFLPLSRVRTIMKSSMDTGLITNEVLFLMTKCTELFVQHLAREAYSESCSKQSGETLKYDHLSQLVNKSKNLEFLLQIVPEKIRVHEFQEMLRLNRTSNSDDDDESASESDSEAD